A region from the Longimicrobiaceae bacterium genome encodes:
- a CDS encoding ferredoxin family protein gives MPYVIAEPCIGTKDASCVEVCPVDCIYEAGEQFYINPDECIDCGACEPECPVQAIFPDTDVPPEWTDYIAKNRSLSDK, from the coding sequence ATGCCGTACGTTATCGCCGAGCCCTGCATCGGCACCAAGGACGCGAGCTGCGTCGAGGTGTGCCCGGTGGACTGCATCTACGAGGCAGGGGAGCAGTTCTACATCAACCCCGACGAGTGCATCGACTGCGGCGCCTGCGAGCCCGAGTGCCCGGTTCAGGCCATCTTCCCGGACACCGACGTGCCGCCGGAGTGGACGGACTACATCGCCAAGAACCGCTCGCTCTCCGACAAGTAG
- a CDS encoding alpha/beta hydrolase, which produces MADDASPRIFTHERFEIRPRDGSPPIRGDVRWLADTQPRTAVVIAHGFKGFRTWGFFPPLARAIAAQGHAAVLFDFSHNGLGRDGVDFSALDLFERSTHSRNVDEIHAVIDALEDGKLLKRPPSAIGLLGHSRGGGEAVIAASEDTRVEALVTWAAIADIPSRWTPEQIATWERGESVHIANARTGQQMPVGAAYWQDVQANRERLDIAAAAERLEIPWLIVHGENDDSVPADDARALFDAAGSTTEMVLLEETGHTFGAAHPYEGPTTALQAAAEATLEWFETHLAPAPAGAYMNR; this is translated from the coding sequence ATGGCCGACGACGCATCGCCGCGCATCTTCACCCACGAGCGTTTCGAGATCCGCCCGCGCGACGGCTCGCCGCCCATCCGCGGCGACGTGCGCTGGCTGGCCGACACGCAGCCGCGCACGGCGGTGGTGATCGCGCACGGCTTCAAGGGCTTCCGCACCTGGGGCTTCTTCCCGCCGCTGGCGCGCGCCATCGCCGCGCAGGGGCACGCGGCGGTGCTGTTCGACTTCTCGCACAACGGCCTGGGGCGCGACGGCGTGGACTTCTCGGCACTCGACCTGTTCGAGCGCAGCACCCACAGCCGCAACGTGGACGAGATCCACGCCGTGATCGACGCGCTGGAAGACGGCAAGCTGCTCAAGCGCCCGCCGTCCGCCATCGGCCTCCTGGGCCATTCACGCGGCGGCGGAGAGGCGGTCATCGCCGCGTCGGAAGACACGCGCGTGGAGGCACTCGTCACCTGGGCCGCCATCGCCGACATCCCCTCGCGCTGGACGCCGGAGCAGATCGCGACGTGGGAGCGCGGTGAGTCCGTGCACATCGCCAACGCCCGCACCGGCCAGCAGATGCCCGTGGGCGCGGCCTACTGGCAGGACGTGCAGGCCAACCGCGAGCGCCTGGACATCGCCGCCGCCGCCGAGCGCCTGGAGATCCCCTGGCTGATCGTGCACGGCGAGAACGACGACTCCGTGCCGGCGGACGACGCGCGCGCCCTGTTCGACGCCGCGGGCAGCACCACGGAGATGGTGCTGCTGGAGGAGACGGGGCACACGTTCGGCGCCGCGCACCCGTACGAGGGCCCCACCACGGCGCTCCAGGCCGCGGCCGAAGCCACGCTGGAATGGTTCGAGACGCACCTTGCGCCCGCGCCTGCCGGGGCGTACATGAATCGGTAG
- a CDS encoding lytic transglycosylase domain-containing protein: protein MHDIFMQDHAPKQRDTRSASRRNASKLLIRSRGVQAVLVTAGLLQGVAAAAKHHGGATLGTPDPLAMAVTAPDLMPVLAQPVAAPALAEPAADTAPSEKDEAGRKAMALAAKYAKHGYRVTPSLAQDIHAAAVESGIDPEVAFGLVKAESSFKSSATSHVGAIGLTQLMPSTARWMEPGTTRSDLRDPETNLRIGFKYLAKLMDRYDGDTRLALTAYNRGPGTVDRVLRRGGDPDNGYADMVLRLRNR, encoded by the coding sequence TTGCACGACATCTTCATGCAGGACCATGCGCCGAAGCAGCGCGACACCCGCTCGGCGTCGCGCCGCAACGCCAGCAAGCTTCTGATCCGTTCGCGCGGCGTGCAGGCGGTGCTCGTGACCGCGGGCCTGCTGCAGGGCGTGGCCGCCGCGGCCAAGCACCACGGTGGCGCTACGCTGGGCACGCCCGACCCGCTGGCGATGGCCGTCACCGCGCCGGACCTGATGCCGGTGCTCGCCCAGCCGGTCGCCGCTCCCGCCCTGGCGGAGCCTGCGGCAGACACGGCGCCTTCGGAGAAGGACGAGGCGGGGCGCAAGGCGATGGCTCTGGCGGCCAAGTACGCCAAGCACGGCTACCGCGTGACGCCGTCGCTGGCGCAGGACATCCACGCCGCGGCCGTGGAATCGGGCATCGACCCCGAGGTCGCGTTCGGGCTGGTGAAGGCGGAGAGCTCGTTCAAGAGCAGCGCGACCAGCCACGTGGGCGCCATCGGCCTCACGCAGCTCATGCCCAGCACGGCGCGCTGGATGGAGCCGGGCACCACGCGCAGCGACCTGCGCGATCCCGAGACGAACCTGCGCATCGGGTTCAAGTACCTGGCGAAGCTGATGGACCGCTACGACGGCGACACGCGCCTGGCGCTCACGGCGTACAACCGCGGCCCCGGCACGGTGGACCGCGTGCTGCGCCGCGGCGGCGACCCGGACAACGGCTACGCCGACATGGTGCTGCGACTGCGCAACCGGTAA